The Vibrio tapetis subsp. tapetis genome segment TGGGGTTCGCCACTTTAATAATGCGAGCCGTTTTATAGGGCTAGAAGAAGATTACCCCGTCGACATTAAACTCGCGACGAGTAAAGGCGTCACGGTTCAGGTTGATTTGCATAAAAGTAGCCTAGCGTGTCATTTGCCGGTGATCATGGATTATGCCGTTGAAAAAATGGTAGGGCATAAGACGCTCAAGGTTGAACTGACAAACTGCCATAATAGGTGGTTAGCTTATAGTGAGTTAGTCAAACTCGCGGCTAAGGGGATTGCGTGTACAGCGAAGTGGAGTAATGGCACTAGCCCTAACCGTATTTTGTATATCTTGAATCGTGGCTGTGTTTCCCCTGAGCTTTTTTACTCTGAGTTAAATGATGTAGCAGAAGAATCACTTCATGACATGACGATAGAGCTTTCAGTCCATGACTTTGATATAGCGTTACTTTCACAACAGTACCCCGTTCATATTACTTCGGAAGAACTATCCCAATCACAAGAAAATGCCTGGCAAAAGGGCATTGAAGTAGAAGACGCAGAATGGGCCGCATTAAAAGAAACGGCCACCGCTATTTTGGTTGAAAACAGTGAACAATCAAAAATGGGGGCTGGTGAGTTAGTATAACTTTCCATCTTTTGTAAAATACGAAAAGGCCGCAGATACGTTTATCTGCGGCCTTTTATTGTTTGGTGTTCTGTAGGCTAGATATTCTTCAGAGCAGGAAACGCATGTTCATCTAGAGTATTTGCCAATACACGAAGTGCTTCAGTGAGTGCTTCATTGCTGTTCGCACAAACATTAATATGACCCATTTTACGACCAGGGCGTTTTTCTTTGCCATACCAATGAACGTGACAACCATCCATCGCAAGTACAGACTCTGGTAATGTATCTTCACCAAGAATGTTGATCATTGCGGTCGGGCGGATGAGTTCGGTGCTGCCTAATGGCATATTGCATACCGCACGCAAGTGGTTTTCAAATTGGCAAGTTTCAGCGCCTTGCTGAGTCCAGTGACCAGAATTGTGTACACGAGGTGCAATTTCGTTAACCAGAAGCTGACCTTGCACATCAAAGTATTCAAGGGCTAGCACACCAACGTAGTCTAGGCTTTCTGCTACAGCGGTGAACATTTGCTTTGCTTGTTGTTGAAGTGCAGGCTCTACAATGGCAGTGGATAAGCTTAATACACCATCGGTGTGCACGTTTTCAGCCAATGGGTAAACAGCGATGTCACCCTGAGCATTACGAGCACCGACTAATGATACTTCGCGGTCAAAAGAGACAAATTCTTCGGCCACAATCGCTTGTGTCGCAGTGGCTGCAATACAGTCTTGCATTTCTGACCAAATATCGTCGGCATTGTCAGTGTCTTTTAAGCGCCACTGGCCTTTACCGTCGTATCCACCTAACGCGCTTTTTAGCACCATAGGTACGCCAACATAGGCTATTGCGGCATCGAAATCTTCACGAGTTTCAATAACGGCGTATTTAGCATTTTTTACGTTGGCATTATCAAGTAAGGCTTTTTCAATGCGTCGATCACCGCCAGCTTTAATTGCATCGGTAGTAGGAAAGAATTTTCCGCTCTTTTCACAGACATCGAGTACATCGTGAGGAATATGCTCGAACTCTGCTGTGATTACGTCCGCTTTCTCAATGGC includes the following:
- a CDS encoding DUF3726 domain-containing protein, with amino-acid sequence MIVSHNELVASVNKAFLGMRRCCGEADVIATMVADLQMVGLHGVRHFNNASRFIGLEEDYPVDIKLATSKGVTVQVDLHKSSLACHLPVIMDYAVEKMVGHKTLKVELTNCHNRWLAYSELVKLAAKGIACTAKWSNGTSPNRILYILNRGCVSPELFYSELNDVAEESLHDMTIELSVHDFDIALLSQQYPVHITSEELSQSQENAWQKGIEVEDAEWAALKETATAILVENSEQSKMGAGELV
- a CDS encoding 5-(carboxyamino)imidazole ribonucleotide synthase, which gives rise to MHVLVLGAGQLARMMSLAGAPLNIEISAFDVGSENIVHPLTAQLLGHGLENAIEKADVITAEFEHIPHDVLDVCEKSGKFFPTTDAIKAGGDRRIEKALLDNANVKNAKYAVIETREDFDAAIAYVGVPMVLKSALGGYDGKGQWRLKDTDNADDIWSEMQDCIAATATQAIVAEEFVSFDREVSLVGARNAQGDIAVYPLAENVHTDGVLSLSTAIVEPALQQQAKQMFTAVAESLDYVGVLALEYFDVQGQLLVNEIAPRVHNSGHWTQQGAETCQFENHLRAVCNMPLGSTELIRPTAMINILGEDTLPESVLAMDGCHVHWYGKEKRPGRKMGHINVCANSNEALTEALRVLANTLDEHAFPALKNI